A window of Scophthalmus maximus strain ysfricsl-2021 chromosome 10, ASM2237912v1, whole genome shotgun sequence contains these coding sequences:
- the LOC118283809 gene encoding uncharacterized protein LOC118283809: protein MLKTELRSRPHTANMDTVTHQRRPITRSCSFGDALSSSSTSHALTHSTHQHQEEEGSPRQRRITIPSYVPRSKDQNGNFPEKDVDKQVTKCLRELNTDEVCTWFTNIGLQKCLPFIKEAKLRGADIASVDVGTLDLLQVTTLGDREQLLSAIYNELHPPSAITQRLDSLLGSPGPNNVETFTATLVSMSKSTSAPHVNCLSMNGRSLKLSQNYMVQRNSQLIEITINASERIVHLRTPKETTVGKIMDSCIKMLGVAEDQSLLSLKEKQGSSEELPPDQQIGSLLASTSENRQLELHLCKTAKPTTTVSQNSPEVNSSDENANINKNVQWNQPAKEERIRELNQQVDSLQSVIFQVQELHHGLVAFCSELKNMDGDVSIDRLGSAELEQRLESVKSRLSDKRQSLQSLRDNNNNNSAAHKKKQLEVRLLEKMKLNCQVFKEEISMVHLNRQAAHLQNALQESKEKTRKKSLAIGSLSQLVSLQSPAMLLVVQEKRGLDGQYGFACRCREGSGLVVVKVDNTHLCVEDRLVEVNGVPVVNSTQEELSDLLLQGPSAQIVVLRQPPPTLTCKQHLVNTNPMQTSCPESEVVTMETPPRRKVMAI from the exons ATGCTGAAGACTGAACTTCGCTCTCGACCTCACACTGCCAACATGGACACAGTTACTCACCAAAGG AGGCCGATAACTCGCTCCTGCAGTTTTGGGGACgcactgagcagcagcagcacctctcATGCTTTAACCCATagcacacaccaacaccaggAAGAAGAGGGGTCGCCACGACAACGACGCATTACCATTC CATCATATGTGCCTCGGTCTAAGGATCAGAATGGAAACTTTCCTGAGAAG GATGTGGACAAGCAAGTCACCAAATGTCTCAGGGAGCTGAACACAGATGAAGTATGCACGTGGTTTACCAATATTGGACTGCAGAAATGTCTCCCTTTCATCAAAG AAGCCAAACTGCGCGGCGCAGACATAGCTTCAGTGGATGTGGGCACGTTGGACCTCCTCCAGGTCACCACACTGGGAGATAGAGAGCAGCTGCTGTCGGCTATTTATAATGAGCTGCACCCTCCCAGCGCCATCACCCAGAGACTCGACTCTCTGCTCG GATCTCCAGGGCCCAATAATGTGGAGACATTCACTGCAACACTGGTGTCAATGAGCAAGTCTACCTCTGCTCCACATGTGAACTGCCTGAGCATGAATGGACGTTCCCTCAAACTCAG CCAGAACTACATGGTGCAGAGGAATTCTCAGCTGATAGAGATCACTATTAATG CATCAGAGCGGATCGTTCATCTCAGAACCCCAAAGGAAACAACAGTAGGAAAAATCATGGATTCGTGCATCAAAATGCTGGGAGTGGCAGAAGATCAAAGTCTATTGTCACTGAAAGAAAAGCAAG GTTCGTCAGAGGAGCTCCCACCAGATCAGCAGATTGGGAGTCTACTTGCATCGACATCAGAGAACAGACAGTTGGAGCTGCATTTGTGTAAAACG GCGAAACCAACGACTACTGTCTCCCAAAACAGTCCAGAAGTCAATAGCTCCGATGAAAATGCTAACATCAACAAAAATGTCCAGTGGAACCAGCcagcgaaagaagagaggatTAGGGAGCTGAACCAACAGGTGGACTCTCTGCAAAGCGTCATCTTTCAG GTCCAGGAGCTCCACCATGGCCTGGTAGCTTTTTGTTCAGAGTTAAAGAACATGGATGGAGATGTGAGTATAGACAGGCTTGGCTCAGCTGAGCTGGAGCAGAGGCTGGAGTCGGTGAAGAGCCGACTGAGCGATAAGAGGCAGAGCCTGCAGAGCctcagagacaacaacaacaacaactcagcTGCTCACAAGAAGAA GCAGCTGGAAGTTCGTCTCTTGGAGAAGATGAAGCTGAACTGCCAAGTGTTTAAGGAGGAGATTTCCATGGTACATCTCAACCGACAGGCCGCTCACCTACAAAATGCTTTGCAGGAAAGCAAG GAGAAAACTCGGAAAAAGAGTCTGGCCATCGGTAGCCTGAGCCAGCTGGTGTCGCTGCAGTCTCCTGCCATGCTCCTGGTTGTACAGGAGAAGCGGGGCCTGGATGGCCAGTATGGCTTTGCATGTCGCTGCAGAGAGGGCAGCGGACTTGTGGTGGTCAAGGTTGACAACACTCACCTCTGTGTAGAGGAcag ACTGGTGGAGGTGAACGGTGTGCCGGTAGTGAACTCCACACAGGAAGAACTTTCTGACCTCCTGCTGCAGGGACCCAGCGCTCAAATAGTTGTTCTTCGCCAGCCCCCGCCCACACTCACCTGCAAGCAGCACCTGGTCAACACCAATCCCATGCAAACAAGCTGCCCAGAAAGTGAAGTGGTCACCATGGAAACCCCTCCACGACGGAAAGTGATGGCCATCTGA